A genomic segment from Roseofilum casamattae BLCC-M143 encodes:
- a CDS encoding ATP-binding response regulator, with the protein MRNTIAFFSNIRSVSVLSLLLCAGLAGNYFKLPFAFSIEFLFGSIATLIILRLYGIFWGSFAAALASAYTILVWSHPYAFIIFTVEALFVGWGLRHHKNNDVLLLDAIYWLCIGMPLAWIFYKYALGVDVITTLTIAAKQAVNGVFNALIANLIVSLLPIYRWSSRAKISQSQSFEQTLINLLVACVLLPALLLIALENREAMSYEQELVDTRLQVAATDFSTEFKLWYDRKANALQELLAIAADNDFSGSNSLQNSTEIIQRVFPEFDRVSLLDRSGQKIAIAPQIANNNFATLPPQFATETGLHQWQADEQTQVALTEISQGRTAIARISSDSFKTLLQTPDLSSTLIDTNGTIIATARDDIEPQQAYDRHTSGRINPLRSETYHWLPELPGKPSLVVWKNSFYIHETVLSGGETEWILAIEAPTAPQIERLQKRHVKSLAILFIIALASILLARSIAARLVKPILQLAQLTSNLPNKLLDYQNVNWPAHSVMEIEALVANFKIMAETLMQKFQEIQHASQQLQQAKEEADVANQAKSTFIANMSHELRSPLNAILGFTQVMTRSQTLPQEHQQNVGIINRSGEYLLALINNILDFSKIEVGKTTLNQSHFDLYRLLDDIHDLFELKAEDKGLQLLFERGDDVPRYIYTDEVKLRQVLINLINNGLKFTEEGGILVRASLRKENISDPQTSDLPPTEIDFEVEDTGAGIAEDDLATLFEAFTQTETGKQSQEGTGLGLLISRQFVRLMGGNMNVRSHLGKGTVFQFHIRTISTDASQLTQESSTKPNIIALEPGQPRYRILVVDDKEINRQLLIQLFNPLGFELQEASNGREAIEIWQVWQPHLIWMDIRMPVMDGFEATRQIKAADREQKTCIIALTASVLEEERAVILSAGCDDFLRKPFREQDIFKAMEQHIGVRYIYEEQEESPKISVVENEVLTVENIQSLLPEIQLKLRTAVISASEREITDVVKIIARENLRLSEAIIKCFYNFEYDKILNVIPQEEA; encoded by the coding sequence ATGAGAAATACTATTGCCTTCTTCTCAAATATTCGTTCTGTATCGGTTCTGAGTCTACTGCTCTGTGCCGGATTAGCTGGTAACTACTTTAAATTACCGTTCGCATTTAGCATCGAATTTCTCTTTGGAAGTATTGCCACCCTAATTATTCTCCGTCTCTACGGTATTTTTTGGGGTAGTTTTGCCGCAGCTCTAGCCAGTGCCTATACAATTTTGGTTTGGTCTCATCCCTATGCATTTATCATCTTTACTGTAGAAGCTCTTTTTGTCGGTTGGGGACTGCGCCACCATAAAAACAATGATGTACTCCTTCTCGATGCAATTTACTGGCTGTGTATCGGGATGCCTTTAGCATGGATATTCTATAAATACGCCCTTGGGGTAGATGTCATCACAACTTTGACGATCGCGGCCAAGCAAGCCGTCAATGGCGTTTTTAATGCCCTAATTGCTAATCTTATCGTTTCTTTACTCCCCATATACCGCTGGTCATCTCGAGCAAAGATATCCCAAAGCCAATCCTTTGAACAAACCTTAATCAATTTGCTGGTTGCTTGCGTCTTGCTCCCAGCATTATTACTCATTGCCCTGGAGAACCGAGAGGCAATGAGCTACGAACAAGAACTAGTCGATACTCGTTTGCAAGTGGCCGCGACAGATTTTTCCACTGAATTTAAACTCTGGTACGATCGCAAGGCAAATGCATTACAAGAGCTGCTGGCGATCGCCGCAGACAATGATTTTTCAGGCAGCAACAGCCTGCAAAACAGCACGGAGATAATCCAACGAGTGTTTCCAGAATTCGATCGGGTATCCTTGCTCGATCGCAGCGGTCAGAAAATTGCTATAGCGCCTCAAATTGCCAATAATAATTTCGCCACTCTTCCTCCTCAGTTCGCGACGGAAACTGGATTGCACCAGTGGCAAGCAGACGAGCAAACCCAAGTGGCTTTGACGGAAATTAGTCAGGGAAGAACAGCCATTGCTCGCATTTCTTCCGACTCTTTCAAAACGTTGTTGCAAACCCCAGATTTATCCAGTACCTTAATCGATACTAATGGCACAATTATCGCCACAGCACGAGATGACATAGAACCGCAACAGGCCTACGATCGCCATACTAGTGGCAGAATCAATCCCTTGCGATCCGAAACCTATCATTGGCTGCCCGAGTTACCGGGCAAACCTTCATTGGTGGTCTGGAAAAACTCATTTTATATTCATGAAACAGTACTTAGCGGAGGGGAGACCGAGTGGATTTTAGCCATAGAAGCTCCCACCGCCCCGCAAATTGAACGCCTGCAAAAACGTCACGTTAAAAGTCTCGCTATTTTATTTATAATCGCTCTTGCATCTATCCTTCTCGCTCGTTCGATCGCTGCTCGCCTAGTTAAACCGATTCTACAATTAGCACAACTAACCAGCAACTTACCCAACAAACTTTTAGACTATCAAAACGTGAATTGGCCGGCTCATTCGGTGATGGAAATTGAGGCTCTGGTAGCTAACTTTAAAATTATGGCAGAAACCTTGATGCAAAAATTCCAAGAAATTCAACACGCCAGCCAACAATTGCAACAGGCTAAAGAGGAAGCCGATGTTGCCAACCAAGCCAAAAGTACATTCATTGCCAACATGAGCCACGAGTTGCGCTCTCCTCTAAATGCCATCCTTGGCTTTACCCAAGTGATGACCCGTTCGCAAACTCTGCCTCAAGAACATCAACAGAACGTTGGCATTATTAACCGCAGTGGCGAATATTTACTCGCCCTGATTAATAATATCCTGGATTTTTCCAAAATTGAAGTGGGAAAAACCACTCTTAATCAGAGCCACTTCGATCTCTATCGCTTGCTCGATGACATTCACGATCTCTTTGAACTGAAAGCCGAAGACAAAGGGTTACAATTACTCTTCGAGCGCGGTGACGACGTTCCGCGATACATCTACACGGATGAAGTTAAATTGCGCCAAGTTCTGATAAATTTGATTAACAATGGCTTGAAATTTACGGAAGAGGGAGGAATCTTGGTTCGAGCGAGCTTGCGCAAAGAGAATATCTCAGACCCCCAAACCAGCGATCTCCCTCCTACGGAAATTGACTTTGAAGTTGAAGATACAGGTGCTGGAATTGCCGAAGACGACCTCGCTACCTTGTTTGAAGCCTTCACCCAAACGGAAACCGGCAAGCAGTCGCAAGAAGGTACTGGGTTAGGACTGCTCATTTCTCGGCAATTTGTCCGCTTGATGGGCGGCAATATGAACGTGCGATCGCACTTAGGTAAAGGTACTGTATTTCAATTCCACATTCGGACAATTTCTACTGACGCGAGCCAATTAACCCAAGAATCCTCTACTAAACCTAATATTATTGCTCTCGAACCGGGTCAACCCCGGTATCGCATACTCGTCGTTGATGATAAAGAGATCAACCGCCAATTATTAATCCAACTTTTTAATCCTTTGGGCTTTGAATTACAAGAGGCAAGTAATGGTCGAGAAGCCATAGAAATTTGGCAAGTATGGCAACCCCATTTAATTTGGATGGATATCCGGATGCCAGTCATGGACGGATTTGAAGCAACTCGCCAAATTAAAGCCGCTGACAGAGAGCAAAAAACCTGTATTATTGCCTTGACCGCTAGCGTACTCGAAGAAGAGCGAGCTGTTATTTTATCCGCTGGCTGTGATGATTTCTTGCGCAAACCCTTCCGAGAACAAGATATATTTAAGGCAATGGAGCAACATATAGGCGTTCGCTATATTTACGAAGAGCAAGAGGAAAGTCCCAAAATTTCTGTAGTGGAAAATGAGGTACTCACTGTAGAAAATATCCAATCTCTTTTGCCAGAAATTCAGTTGAAATTGCGGACAGCAGTTATTAGTGCAAGCGAGCGAGAAATAACCGATGTAGTCAAAATCATTGCTCGAGAAAATCTACGACTTTCGGAAGCTATTATCAAATGTTTCTATAACTTTGAATATGACAAGATTTTAAACGTAATCCCCCAAGAGGAGGCCTAA
- a CDS encoding putative bifunctional diguanylate cyclase/phosphodiesterase, with product MTSPNPIGDELHTQIQYRLIEELAASEARYRQLVENLNEIVFEIDRQGHLNFLNRVWTKTLGHDVDIVRDRPFAAFVHPEDRQLTDSIIHCILQEKHPIKTELRFLHQDGTTVWFEISAQPNQKGGASGVLMDISDRKQATAQLHYLAYHDSLTGLPNRLSFVRCLENAIARVNQNPDLRFAVLFLDLDGFKLVNDSLGHLVGDRLLIEIARRLQECVANCGTVSRFGGDEFNILLEDIIDEEEAIDLARCIRETFMQPLDLEGHKMAVSTSIGIVLSTATSMHPDRLLQSADTALYQAKSNGKDTYAIFDRKMHEKVLERLQLEIDLRQSLVRQELEVYYQPIVKVSSYTDGIFLKGFEALVRWNHPQRGYISPNCFIPIAEETGFIIDLGSWVLSQACLQLKKWQTTWHSGSALTMNVNLSSKQFLQPNLLEQIDCILQETDLERQYLNLEITESTIMNNTETTRFQLRQLNASGVRLSLDDFGTGYSSLSYLHRFPIDTLKIDRSFIKPLSETGGNTEIVESIIVLARKLGMDVIAEGVENKSQLKKLYSLGCDGFQGYLFSRPLSSEQIEFVWSNKYEKNEDRHGQDRKNIPDFFLETAF from the coding sequence ATGACTTCCCCAAACCCCATTGGAGACGAACTCCACACGCAAATTCAATATCGTTTAATTGAAGAGTTGGCGGCTTCGGAAGCGCGCTATCGCCAACTGGTGGAAAATCTTAACGAAATTGTGTTTGAAATCGATCGCCAAGGCCATTTAAACTTTTTGAATCGGGTTTGGACGAAAACGTTAGGTCATGACGTAGATATAGTGCGCGATCGCCCGTTTGCAGCGTTTGTGCATCCCGAAGATCGCCAACTCACAGACAGTATTATTCATTGCATTTTACAAGAAAAGCACCCCATTAAAACCGAATTGCGCTTCCTCCATCAAGACGGTACGACGGTGTGGTTCGAGATTTCGGCGCAACCGAACCAAAAAGGCGGTGCCTCGGGAGTTTTAATGGACATTAGCGATCGCAAACAAGCAACCGCTCAACTGCACTATCTCGCCTATCATGATAGCCTAACCGGACTGCCCAATCGCTTATCTTTTGTCCGATGTTTAGAAAATGCGATCGCCAGAGTCAACCAAAATCCCGACTTGCGTTTTGCCGTTCTCTTTCTCGATTTAGACGGATTTAAATTAGTCAACGATAGTTTAGGACATTTAGTCGGCGATCGCTTATTGATTGAAATTGCACGGCGCTTGCAGGAATGTGTTGCGAACTGCGGTACTGTTTCTCGGTTTGGCGGCGACGAATTCAATATATTACTCGAGGATATTATTGACGAAGAAGAGGCGATCGACTTAGCTCGCTGCATTCGCGAAACCTTCATGCAACCTTTGGATTTGGAAGGACATAAAATGGCAGTGAGTACCAGCATTGGTATTGTCCTCAGTACGGCAACCTCAATGCACCCCGATCGCCTCCTGCAAAGTGCCGATACCGCCCTTTATCAAGCCAAATCCAATGGGAAAGATACCTATGCAATCTTCGATCGCAAAATGCATGAAAAAGTTCTAGAACGATTGCAGCTAGAAATCGATCTACGACAGAGCTTAGTCCGCCAAGAACTTGAAGTTTATTATCAGCCGATTGTTAAAGTAAGTTCCTATACAGACGGTATTTTTCTCAAAGGATTTGAAGCTTTAGTCCGCTGGAATCATCCCCAACGAGGTTATATCTCTCCCAATTGTTTTATTCCAATTGCAGAAGAAACCGGTTTCATTATCGATCTCGGCTCGTGGGTGTTATCTCAAGCTTGCCTGCAACTGAAGAAATGGCAAACAACTTGGCATAGCGGTAGTGCATTAACCATGAATGTCAATTTATCCAGCAAGCAATTTTTACAGCCCAATTTATTAGAACAAATCGATTGCATCTTACAAGAAACAGATTTAGAGAGACAATACTTGAATTTAGAAATCACAGAAAGCACGATTATGAATAATACAGAAACCACCCGATTTCAACTGAGACAATTGAATGCGTCTGGCGTGCGGTTGAGTCTTGATGATTTTGGTACGGGTTATTCTTCCTTAAGTTATTTGCATCGTTTTCCCATCGACACTTTAAAAATAGACCGCTCTTTTATCAAACCTCTAAGTGAGACAGGCGGAAACACAGAAATTGTGGAATCTATTATTGTTTTAGCTCGTAAATTAGGAATGGATGTAATTGCTGAAGGCGTGGAAAATAAATCGCAATTGAAAAAACTTTATTCTCTCGGATGCGATGGATTTCAGGGATATCTTTTTTCTCGCCCTTTAAGTTCGGAACAAATTGAGTTTGTTTGGAGCAATAAATATGAAAAAAACGAAGATCGACACGGTCAAGACAGGAAAAACATTCCTGATTTTTTTTTGGAGACAGCGTTTTAG
- a CDS encoding hybrid sensor histidine kinase/response regulator, whose protein sequence is MSALSLNSKQSTILVIDDTPANLQVLMGLLSERGYEVCPMPSGKLALQGIHLDDYPDLILLDIQMPDLNGYEVCNQLKSDDRTRDIPVIFISALDDIFDKTKAFEVGGVDYITKPFQAEEVFMRVKTHLTLARLQKNLQQENKEQDRQLKSQNFILEKTVDKLQQANQELKVNLEELQATQLQLVQSEKMATLGQLVAGVAHEINNPIAFIDINIHHALGYVSNLIELVQLYQEEISTPNAKIGEYLEEIDFDFLIEDLPKTMASMQTGSERIRAISRSLRTFSRTDSDRKISFNLHEGIESTLLILKHRLKDNGWRPEIQVLKDYGDLPEINCFPGQLNQVCMNLLSNAIDALDEAIQYSTYNRSPKITIETDLSATKNRAMIWIKDNGMGMSEEVKSKAFDRLFTTKEVGKGTGLGLSIAREIIEKKHGGKMWFESEWNYGTKFAIALPLA, encoded by the coding sequence ATGTCTGCCCTTTCTCTTAATTCCAAACAAAGTACCATTTTAGTCATTGATGATACTCCTGCCAATTTACAGGTGCTCATGGGGTTATTATCCGAGCGCGGTTATGAGGTCTGTCCCATGCCCAGTGGAAAATTAGCCTTGCAGGGCATTCATCTCGATGATTATCCCGACTTAATTTTACTCGATATTCAAATGCCAGACCTGAATGGTTATGAGGTCTGTAATCAATTGAAGTCCGACGATCGCACCCGAGATATTCCCGTTATTTTTATTAGCGCTCTCGACGATATTTTTGATAAAACTAAAGCCTTTGAAGTCGGAGGGGTTGACTATATTACCAAACCGTTTCAAGCTGAAGAAGTGTTTATGCGAGTCAAAACCCATTTAACACTAGCTCGACTGCAAAAGAATCTACAACAGGAGAATAAAGAACAAGATCGACAACTGAAATCGCAAAATTTCATTTTAGAAAAGACAGTCGATAAATTACAACAAGCCAATCAAGAACTGAAGGTAAACTTAGAGGAACTGCAAGCGACTCAGTTGCAGTTGGTACAAAGTGAGAAAATGGCAACCTTGGGGCAACTCGTTGCTGGAGTAGCTCACGAAATTAATAATCCGATTGCGTTTATCGATATTAATATTCATCATGCTTTAGGCTATGTCAGTAATTTAATCGAGTTGGTGCAACTCTATCAAGAGGAAATCTCGACACCCAATGCTAAGATTGGTGAATATCTCGAAGAAATTGATTTCGATTTTTTGATTGAAGATTTACCCAAAACTATGGCATCGATGCAAACTGGATCGGAGCGCATTCGTGCCATCAGTCGCTCCTTACGTACGTTTTCTCGCACCGATAGCGATCGCAAAATTAGTTTTAATCTTCATGAAGGGATCGAGAGTACTTTATTAATCTTAAAACATCGCCTCAAAGATAATGGCTGGCGTCCGGAAATCCAAGTTCTGAAAGACTATGGAGACTTGCCCGAGATTAATTGTTTTCCCGGACAACTCAATCAAGTGTGTATGAATCTTCTCTCCAATGCAATTGATGCTCTCGATGAAGCCATACAATATTCTACTTACAACCGATCGCCAAAAATCACGATTGAAACCGATCTGAGTGCCACCAAAAATCGAGCGATGATTTGGATTAAAGATAATGGAATGGGGATGTCGGAGGAGGTGAAAAGCAAAGCATTCGATCGTTTATTTACGACAAAAGAAGTAGGTAAGGGAACTGGCTTAGGACTGTCGATCGCGCGAGAAATTATTGAAAAAAAACACGGCGGCAAAATGTGGTTTGAATCGGAATGGAACTACGGGACAAAATTTGCGATCGCTCTTCCTCTTGCTTAA
- a CDS encoding cysteine hydrolase family protein: MTTIMDEKMLSSGTALLLVSYQNDYFGETGLLHQVVEESSKVNNTISNTIFTIANLPADVPIVTAPMHFTPTYEELIDPVGILKMIKDIRAFQAGTEGAKTIAPLLPFGDRIIDVRGKRGFNAFAHTNLDQLLRQKGVTRVAVAGAITSICIDSTGRGAHELGYQVSILSDCTAARTLFEQDFYCQHIFPTYAEVLTHQEFLNHFTVAA, from the coding sequence ATGACTACTATAATGGATGAAAAAATGTTATCATCAGGAACGGCCTTGCTGCTAGTGAGTTATCAAAATGATTACTTTGGAGAAACGGGACTACTACACCAAGTAGTGGAGGAATCTTCAAAAGTGAATAACACCATCTCCAATACTATTTTTACGATTGCTAATCTCCCAGCAGACGTGCCGATTGTCACTGCTCCAATGCACTTCACGCCAACCTATGAAGAGTTGATCGATCCCGTCGGTATTCTGAAAATGATTAAAGACATTAGAGCATTTCAAGCTGGAACTGAAGGAGCAAAGACGATCGCCCCTTTGCTGCCTTTTGGCGATCGCATTATCGATGTCCGTGGCAAACGAGGGTTTAATGCATTTGCCCATACTAACTTAGACCAGTTACTGCGCCAGAAAGGAGTGACTCGCGTGGCTGTTGCTGGCGCAATTACTTCAATCTGTATTGACTCTACCGGACGTGGCGCTCACGAACTCGGCTACCAAGTCTCGATTTTATCGGATTGTACTGCCGCGCGCACCCTCTTTGAACAAGATTTTTACTGCCAACATATTTTTCCAACCTATGCTGAAGTTTTAACCCATCAAGAATTTTTAAATCATTTTACAGTTGCGGCATGA
- a CDS encoding ATP-binding protein, whose protein sequence is MVSQPKSARLFPLRLILVIPFIVQIAIAVSLTGYFSIRNGQKAVNNVASQLRQEVAARVRLHLTDFMTKPIEINQLNARAMGLGLLDINNRDELMRHFWNQSQSFGQNVPLFIYFGNALGGYAGAGLFDLSKTNIELAYTPDFKPGGLYSFVADSNGYETPQPYYEEDGPIVAENYDSRQRPWYQAAISAKKAAWTEVYIYAEGILGTTASQPFYDKDGELLGVASVDFSLEGISKFLGEIEVGKTGKVFIIERDGFLVGSSTEELPYIEAPAGGDAEKLPANQSTIPLIRQTAESLQETFPDLTSIQAERQIEFAIAGQRQFASISPFQDEYGLDWLIVVVVPEADFMEQINGNTRNTIVLCALSLVAATLLGIYTSRWVSVPVLRLARSAEALSREDLDREVSGGTITELDTLATAFNRMAIKLKASFETLETRVRERTAELAVAKEKAEVANQAKSTFVANMSHELRSPLNAILGFAQIMTRSQTLSKDHQEYVSIINRSGEHLLTLINNVLDLSKIEAGRITLNPKNFDLHRLAIDIEDMLHLKAEAKNLQLSFEQIGEVPQYIRTDEVKLRQVLINLINNGIKFTDAGGISVRVSSTLNSSESEAAQTARIKFEVEDTGAGIAATEQDRLFEAFSQTETGKQAQEGTGLGLPISRKFVQLMGGDINVISEVGKGTTFSFTIDAIPVAASDIEIAIAKRRAIALVPQQTQHRILVVDDKPFNRKLLIKLLSPFGFALKEASNGEEAIDICKIWHPHLIWMDMRMPVMDGFTATQTIKATATNPVPVVIALTASILEEEKAVVLSVGCDKFLRKPFREEEILNTMEEHLGLRFLYEELETKLPEMRESQESIQEKVNSLSVELKEQLKFALMTAKLPRISTAIADIARVDDRLAQTIQKNCDRFEYQKVLSWLNQN, encoded by the coding sequence ATGGTCTCTCAACCTAAAAGCGCCCGTCTCTTTCCCCTGCGTCTTATTCTAGTCATTCCGTTTATCGTGCAGATCGCGATCGCAGTAAGTCTAACCGGTTATTTCTCAATCCGCAACGGTCAAAAAGCCGTCAATAATGTTGCCAGTCAACTGCGCCAAGAAGTTGCTGCCCGCGTTCGACTGCACTTGACCGACTTTATGACCAAACCCATTGAAATCAACCAACTCAATGCCAGAGCCATGGGCCTCGGTTTGCTCGATATTAACAATCGCGACGAATTGATGCGCCATTTTTGGAATCAAAGTCAAAGTTTTGGGCAAAACGTGCCGCTCTTTATCTACTTTGGCAATGCCCTTGGCGGGTATGCTGGAGCCGGACTCTTCGACCTGAGCAAAACCAATATTGAATTAGCTTACACCCCCGATTTCAAACCCGGAGGATTATATAGTTTTGTCGCCGATAGCAACGGTTATGAAACCCCACAACCCTATTACGAAGAAGATGGCCCCATTGTTGCCGAAAACTATGATTCCCGGCAGCGCCCTTGGTATCAGGCTGCGATTAGTGCTAAGAAAGCAGCTTGGACAGAGGTTTATATCTATGCTGAAGGGATTTTAGGCACGACAGCCAGTCAGCCCTTTTACGATAAAGATGGCGAACTGCTTGGAGTCGCATCCGTCGATTTTTCCTTAGAAGGAATCAGCAAATTTTTGGGCGAGATTGAAGTTGGGAAAACCGGTAAAGTCTTTATTATCGAGCGCGATGGTTTCTTAGTGGGGAGTTCGACCGAAGAATTGCCCTACATCGAAGCTCCCGCAGGAGGAGACGCAGAAAAGTTACCCGCCAACCAAAGCACCATTCCATTAATTCGACAAACCGCAGAATCCCTCCAAGAAACCTTTCCAGATTTGACATCAATTCAAGCCGAACGCCAAATCGAATTTGCGATCGCCGGTCAGCGTCAGTTTGCCAGTATTTCTCCCTTCCAAGACGAGTATGGCTTGGATTGGCTGATTGTGGTCGTGGTTCCCGAAGCCGACTTTATGGAACAAATCAATGGGAATACGCGCAATACCATCGTGCTTTGCGCTCTGTCCCTGGTAGCTGCCACACTCCTCGGAATCTATACCTCCCGTTGGGTCTCGGTGCCGGTGTTGCGCTTGGCCCGCTCGGCAGAAGCTCTATCTCGCGAGGATTTAGACCGGGAAGTTTCTGGAGGAACCATTACCGAACTCGATACCCTTGCCACTGCGTTTAACCGCATGGCAATTAAACTGAAAGCATCCTTTGAAACCTTGGAAACTCGAGTGCGAGAGCGCACGGCAGAACTGGCAGTGGCGAAAGAAAAAGCGGAAGTGGCCAATCAGGCCAAAAGTACCTTTGTTGCCAATATGAGTCACGAGTTACGTTCTCCTCTCAATGCAATTCTCGGCTTCGCGCAAATTATGACCCGATCGCAAACCCTTTCCAAGGACCATCAAGAATATGTCAGTATTATCAATCGTAGCGGCGAACATTTGTTAACGCTAATTAATAACGTGCTCGACTTATCCAAGATTGAAGCCGGACGCATTACCCTCAACCCCAAAAACTTCGATCTCCATCGCCTCGCGATCGATATTGAAGATATGCTGCACTTAAAAGCAGAAGCCAAAAATTTACAACTCTCATTCGAGCAGATTGGCGAAGTGCCGCAATATATCCGGACGGATGAAGTCAAGTTGCGCCAGGTGTTAATTAACCTCATCAATAACGGGATTAAATTTACCGACGCAGGGGGAATCTCGGTTCGGGTTAGCTCAACGCTGAATTCCTCGGAGTCCGAAGCAGCACAGACAGCTAGGATTAAATTTGAGGTGGAAGATACGGGAGCGGGAATTGCTGCAACAGAACAAGACCGTCTATTTGAAGCATTTTCGCAAACGGAAACCGGGAAACAAGCCCAAGAAGGAACGGGTTTGGGACTGCCCATTTCGCGAAAATTCGTGCAATTAATGGGAGGAGATATTAACGTGATTTCCGAAGTTGGCAAAGGAACAACCTTTTCCTTTACGATTGATGCCATCCCTGTCGCCGCTAGCGATATTGAAATCGCGATCGCCAAACGCCGGGCCATCGCTCTTGTACCCCAGCAAACTCAACATCGCATCCTTGTTGTCGATGATAAACCCTTCAATCGCAAATTGTTAATTAAATTGCTCTCGCCCTTCGGATTTGCCTTAAAAGAAGCCAGTAACGGTGAAGAAGCGATCGACATTTGCAAGATCTGGCACCCGCACTTGATTTGGATGGATATGCGAATGCCGGTGATGGATGGATTTACAGCGACGCAAACCATTAAGGCAACGGCGACAAACCCTGTGCCTGTCGTAATTGCACTAACCGCAAGCATTTTAGAAGAAGAGAAAGCAGTAGTCCTATCCGTAGGATGCGATAAATTTCTGCGCAAACCATTTCGAGAAGAAGAGATCCTCAACACCATGGAAGAACATTTGGGCCTTCGCTTTCTCTATGAAGAATTGGAAACTAAGTTGCCCGAAATGCGCGAAAGCCAAGAGTCGATTCAAGAGAAAGTTAATTCTCTCTCGGTCGAACTCAAAGAGCAGTTAAAATTTGCGTTGATGACGGCGAAGTTGCCCAGGATTTCTACGGCGATCGCGGATATTGCTCGAGTTGACGATCGGCTAGCTCAAACCATACAAAAAAACTGCGATCGTTTTGAATATCAGAAAGTTTTAAGCTGGCTCAATCAAAATTAA
- a CDS encoding hybrid sensor histidine kinase/response regulator, whose product MNVDRTLLGQIVVVDDTPANLHLLSNLLKNVGYDVRPFPRATMAWQGINYSPPDLILLDIQMPEMDGYELCKKLKSHTPTEEIPVIFISSLNETFDKLKAFQNGGVDYITKPFQAEEVLMRVATHLELYQIKQRLQTINNRQAEQLTEQNAQLVDLNQSLERVNQELHQNYEELKQTQLQLVQTEKMATLGNLVAGVAHEMNNPVGFMSNNLNTADEYVRDLLDIIALYQEKYPNPDAELTDKLEECDIDFICEDFPNLIDSMNLGCDRIRNVSKSLRTFSRSDTDRKSMFDLHEGLDSTLLILKYRLKANEKRPAIKIVKNYSQLPEVKCYAGQINQVFMNILANGIDALDESNKGKTFAQIQTSPNCLTITTEFNAETKHVTIRIADNGIGIPGDLKTKIFEQGFTTKGVGKGTGLGMAIAYEIVTEKHGGTLTFYSQPSEGTEFTLTLPLS is encoded by the coding sequence ATGAATGTCGATCGCACGCTCCTCGGTCAGATTGTCGTGGTTGATGATACGCCAGCAAATTTACATCTCCTCTCTAATTTATTAAAAAATGTTGGTTATGATGTCCGTCCGTTTCCCCGAGCCACAATGGCTTGGCAGGGAATTAACTATTCTCCTCCCGATTTAATTCTGTTGGATATTCAAATGCCAGAAATGGATGGCTACGAACTCTGTAAAAAACTGAAATCTCATACACCCACTGAAGAAATTCCGGTGATTTTCATTAGTTCGTTAAATGAAACATTTGATAAACTGAAAGCGTTCCAGAATGGGGGAGTTGATTATATTACTAAGCCGTTTCAAGCCGAGGAAGTTTTGATGCGAGTAGCAACTCACCTAGAACTATATCAAATTAAGCAGAGATTGCAAACAATAAATAATCGGCAAGCCGAACAACTAACGGAACAAAATGCCCAACTTGTGGATCTAAATCAATCTTTGGAACGGGTTAACCAAGAATTGCACCAGAACTATGAGGAGCTGAAACAAACGCAATTACAGTTGGTACAAACAGAAAAGATGGCGACGTTGGGGAATTTGGTAGCTGGGGTTGCCCATGAAATGAATAATCCGGTTGGGTTTATGAGTAATAACCTGAATACTGCCGACGAATACGTTCGAGATTTGCTTGATATTATCGCGCTCTATCAAGAAAAATATCCCAACCCCGATGCAGAATTAACGGACAAGTTAGAAGAGTGCGATATCGATTTTATTTGTGAAGACTTTCCTAACTTAATTGACTCGATGAACTTAGGTTGCGATCGCATTCGCAATGTAAGTAAATCATTGCGTACGTTTTCGCGATCCGATACCGATCGCAAAAGCATGTTCGATCTCCATGAAGGTCTTGACAGTACGCTGTTGATTTTAAAATATCGACTGAAAGCCAATGAAAAACGACCGGCGATTAAGATTGTGAAAAACTATAGTCAGTTGCCCGAAGTAAAATGCTATGCCGGGCAAATCAATCAAGTCTTTATGAATATATTAGCGAATGGAATTGATGCGTTGGACGAAAGTAATAAAGGAAAAACATTTGCACAGATCCAAACATCACCAAATTGTCTGACAATTACGACTGAATTTAATGCCGAGACCAAACATGTCACCATCCGAATTGCAGATAATGGAATTGGAATCCCTGGCGACCTCAAAACGAAGATCTTTGAACAAGGATTCACCACCAAAGGAGTTGGCAAAGGAACGGGGTTAGGGATGGCGATCGCCTATGAAATTGTTACCGAAAAACATGGAGGAACGCTGACTTTTTACTCCCAACCAAGTGAAGGTACTGAATTTACACTAACTTTACCATTGTCTTAA